tgtgttttccatttcctaCTGCAAAGCAGCTAAAAGAAGCTGTGAAGGCCAAAACACAAATAATGTGACCTTAAGGATTTATGGAGTCAACATAAAGGCACAGGACTTCTAGAGAGAAGTTGCCCATCTGCCAGCCAATCCTTTTAATCACATATTTatcctgcttttgcttttctaataTGTGCATAAAATAGCCAGACTTCAGCCCTACTGCTGAGGTTTTGCAGGTACTAAAATACACACATAAAACTTGTGAGTATTAACTGTGCTGGGTAAAAACAACAACTTCAAAAGGCTGTCATGCGTGTTCCTCTAACTGCTTAGACACTGCAGAAAGAAACCTATTTGATCATTAGCTCTTAGTCTGCAGCTCATCAGACTGAGACGCTTAAGGaacataacttaaaaaaataatttttttttgctcctacCTCCTCAAATTTTTAAGATTTCAGGATTAGGGTTGTAGACTGGGTATCAGACCTGGTGAACCCCAGctataaataggaaaaaaagaaacctgcagGTTTCTTCAAGCTTGACGCTTATGAGACGACTTCTGTGAAGTAATTGCTTGAGATAGGCAGGGACTGGATTTGACCCAGAGAGCTCCTTTAGTCTTAGACTTGATTATTTTCATACAtcttaaatataatattttggTGTGATTCTGACTGAATTGAACTCTTATACTACTGAGTTATGTTCCTGGTACTGAAATCCGAATCAGTCCCCTAAGACGCACGTAGAGAGCAGGctctgtgccagcagcctgatAAGGGCACTGCAGCTTGCAGGGATCCATTCGGTGATATTTACATTTTGTCAGTAGAAGGGCAGCTCATACACAGTGTGGTTTCTTTCAGGGAATCACTTTCCTCCCCAAGATGATAGGTTTATAATCCAGACTCCTCCTGTTTCTTGAAAATCGAAGTGTTTATCGTTGATGGGCAGGGATCAGGGTAATGCCAGAGACATGCTCATGTAGACTTGGGACTAGAATTCTTCCGAAAGAGAAAACTGTTGAGTAAATCATTCCTTGAAAGCTGCTTAACAGAGCGGTCCAgctgggtgaaaaaaaaatcaaacaaagaaaaaaaggaattaaaatatttatctttcctGGGATGTTTGTACAGAGCTTGTCCTTACGTAGCCACGGAATCTTAACCGTCACCCTGACGTAGGTACATAAGAGACACACTTAACTGCTTTGGTCTCATAACTGCCAGTTAAGATCAGGTTAGTTTTAAAGTGAAGCTAAAAGCGTTGAGAATGGCATATTGGAACAGAATCTTTCGCATAATATTTTCACTCTTGCCTAATTCAAAGCCTGATGAAAGTCAGGGAGCTCTTTCAGTTGGCTTTGGTCTGGCCAGACAAGTACATTTACTCACCTGAGTGGGCCACATTCTTCAGGACAAGTGTTCACGCACTTAAAGTTACCCCACAACGTCACCCATATGCCTAAGTATGACCCTGACTGCAATCCATCCTTTTACTTTGTCTTGCAGGAGCAGTCATACCTGCAGTAGAAGCTCCTAAATAAAGACTTTAAAGTCCTAAAGCTAACAAAGTTTCGCAGCATTTTTcaccttgaaaaaaatcacttcatcCTCTAAATACCTAGAAAAAGCAAAGGCTTTTCAAAAACAACGTTTGTCTTGTGGAATTAGAATAAAAagtgggagggagagagcaaaGTTGGGAAAGACATCAGCTTCTCTGTGGACATTTTGCAGAGCTCTATCTGCAATGCCACGCGTTCTCGGGATACTTCTACTGCACCAtctgtctgcagagctgtttcagCTCTATTCTTAGAGCCTGAGGTATGCATCTGCATAATTTTAAGGTGCTGTCTTTATGCTGGTGTTTTGATGAGAGGTAATTTCATCCTAAAACaaccatttctttaaataattgcATACTAAGCACCAACTCCTTTCACTCAGCTGTCCCTTCACTCACAGGACACTTACCCAGGCACACCTTTGATTTTAGCCCAAATGCTTCTGCTGGTTTTTCACGTAGCCAACGACATTGTTGGAATTACTACCTGTAAAGCAAATCTCAGCAAGGTTAGATTGCAGATTAGTCTGTGGCAAATATTTTCACAAGGAGCTATAAACAGTGCAGTTCTATCGGTGTCATTATTTATCTGTTCTCTGGTAGAGCTGCGATAGCAGGTTGgactgaggaaaggaaaaccttTCCTAGTTTCATCAGCTGAACTGGCCAAACTTGGTTGGTTGCAAGTCTGATGCTCTCAAAGGTCTTGTCTAGTTATATCTGAATATCACTTCCAACTTGATCTGACTGGTGCCCTCTGGGTCCGTATACCCCAATACAAGTTCTCAGCAAGAGATCCTGTGTTTGACTGAGTTCTGTGTTTGTCTGCAAGAAGTCCTGGGCCATGACCAAAGCTccaaaaatatactttaaatgtACAAAAGGTTATTGGATTGGGTGTTTCTCACCCTTGGGTGGGAACCCCTGGCAGAAGGCTGTGTCATTCAACACCGTGTGTCACAGCTGGCAATACTGGTTCCCAAGAATCCCACAAGTCAGGGCACTGCAGATCtgaaaataagatattttgaCCAAGGTACGGAGAGTTGAGACTGAAGAATCTTTCTACTGTTCAAGGACCTTGATTTCATAAGCTGCAAATTCCCTGTAAGCGATGCAATAGCTATAGGGCTTAATAATAGCAAACACTTCATGCCAATTGCTTACCAAAATACTCCTTGTAGTACTTTTGCCTCAGGTTGCGTccatctgaaaaagaaagtacaTAATAAGAACACGTCTAGCCAGCCTTCATTCCCTGTGTTAAACTGCAGCTTTCCTTGTACAGCACAGATATAGAAATAATCATctcacaaacaagaaaacagaaggccTCTGTAGCTGAAATAGCTTAGGCTGCTATAAACCTCTTATAAACCTGTTTAGATTATTGAACTATGCGGGCACAACTCACTTTCCCTGAGAGTGGTTAACTGATGGCCACTATAATATTATGTCCTTTTCAGTAGCTATGAGTCAGGGAATCACAGACTTCcccaaatgaaagaaaatttgagACCATCTATCTTTGATATACAAATTTCAAGTTCAacctatttttttgtttgtttaccgTTTTGTTACATAAAAATGCTCCTAGAAATAGCTAGCATCTAAGAACCATACAGCTATACATTACACTAGGGaagttattaaagaaaaatatatcaaataataaaacaaaagtcAAAAACCCATCTCTTACTGGTGTTTGCTTGGCAgaacaagaaaggaagggagatTTCCAGTCAACTGACCTGGATTTCCACGGAGCTTGATGCATTGGCCCCTGTTAGGGATTCCTTCAGCCGTGTTGCCGGGGTTGATGATGTGGCATTCATACCCTGTGGGGCAATGCAGAGGCTCATCTCCGTCCTCAGTGGTGCTGCAGGCCTCAGCTGCAAAAGAAGCCCGAAGGTCATAAATTGTGGCTTTGTCACCCCCAGGTAAACACAATATGGCAGCACGGCCACCTTCTTCTGCATCTCCTCCCAGACAGGATTTCAGACCGCTTCCCAAGCAAGGCTGCCAAGGAGCTAACACCTCCAAAGAAGTCTGGCAGAGTAGATGATCGTGTTCACACCTGAGACagaacctgatttttttttttttctaactcaaTATGGATAGCCCATATCAGCCCGTCTGCCTGTACCACCACCCTACCCACATCCTGTTCAGCTTGGGCTGTGCAAGGGCTGAAGTGTGATGAAGACCACCACCGTCCACCGTGGTGGGCACTGATGGGTGGTCTCCCCACAGCGCTACTGCCTTCAAGCAGCCAGAAGTCTGCTCCAGCCAGTGTTTGGGGCTGGCTGAGGAGTCAGGGAAACGTGAGCAGGAAGCTGGCACTTTGCTGCTTTGTTCTTTGCTCCACACCCACCACGGTACCAATGAATTTAAACCTCAGATGTGAGTCAGTGTGGATGGAGTAAGGCAGTGCCAGCCCTACCACCACCAGAGGCCTTAACTGCCTTGACCCTGGATATCTAGCAGGCATGGAGCAGAATAAGAAGGTAAAGCAGGACTCACAGGCGGCGCTTACATACACGAAGTGTACAGCCTATGCAGGGACACTCCACCCTTTCATTTGCCAggattttaatttcaagaacCTCTGCTGTAATTCCCATGCCATGACTGATGGCTCTTACTGCACTAATTATTCCCTCAAGCTGAGATAAATGTGATAAAATAGTAACAAATAATCCAAGCATGACAAGGGTGGATGAGGATGGACCTATTTTATCTTAATTCTACCAGGGCAACTCCAACGAGATGGAGTCAGAATTTCCTCTTGAAGAACTAGGTGTTTCCATCACAGATGAGAAATAAGGTTTGCTGAGTCCGATACCATCTGTGCAAGACCAAAGAGGGTAATTTACTGGCACTATCTTTGTCTGACTACAGCTGATCAAAAGCTGGAATAGCCTTTTCGTGATGAAATGAAGAACTTCAGGCACACATACAATTCAAGATGTGTCATAGAAGAAAATTTCCTGCCTCTCCGCTGCCTCCATGTTACATTTTGAGGTATttgaaaaattttaattaaagtccTTTTTCTATGGAATTAATTGAGAAGCCCAATCTCATTAGCAGTCCTCAACCTTTGATACTCCCAGCTCCATCTCAGCTTCCCTCAACTCTGCAGTGTTTTGCCTGGGCTTCTGTTTAAAACAGTCTTCTGACACAAGAGCCAGAGCTGAGTGCCCATCCCAGGGCATCGGTGCAGTGAGGCCACTGCATGTTATAAGACCTCCTGAACCAAAGCTGCACACGGACTGTcaagcagctggcagaaaatCCATGTATACTGACAAAGacttttttctaaaacaaacaaacaaaaacaaacaaaaaaacaaccatgcATTTCTACTTATTTCAAGAATGGATAAAAACACACTTCCCTGGAGTATTCCTAGTGCTCTGCTGCCTCCAGGCTTTCCCCTGTGTGTTGCACTTTGCTCTGGAAGGACAGATCTGATCAAACTCTCCTAGCACAGGATTTCCAGCTGTTcccataaaaaaaacaactgatttaTTGCACTAGAAACTAGTACCCTGCACAACACAGTGTTATTTGTGCAGAAACTACAGGCAAATACACGCAGCCCTACCATGGCAAAGTCTGTGGCAAGCCCCGTATGTGATGAATATACTGTTTATTGTCTTTTGTACAATTACCCATATCACAGAGAAGACAGTGAAATGTGCTGTACCTTGTAAGACTTCCTCTGGGCCATCCAAAAGCCACCCATTTCCTCCCAGCCAGCGGGGTTTGGGCTGAACCAACCAGTCTAAAActgtaaaagaaacaagaaagcacAGAGTCAAGCACAGAGGGCATGCTGTTATAGAAAAAACACAGATATTCTGTAACTGGCAGGATGAGGTTGCCAGGACCCTGAAGGTTGGATTTGAGTGGATTCTCTGTTCCCATGGCATGGGTCAGGTGAGTTGGTTGCCTGGATCCTGTGAGCACTAATCCAGATTgggattatttatttaatatataatcCCGGGAAAAGGGCTGGCCTCAGAAGATTCCTACCATTTGTGCTGGTGGAAATTTTGCAACACCAGCTGACCTTAGCTAATTTCTTGACTCAGCAATCATCCCAAACTCAGCTCCAGGAAATCAGAAGTGCAGAAACAGTTTTATCCTCAATTCACACCAAGCACACCTCCCACCTGCGACCTGATGCGCACGGGGATGACTACCGCAATTTCTGTATGTCTCTGCCCCAATTTGACTGCTGGGTCCTCCCTACCTGGCGGGGGCTGCACGGACTCGAGGCAGGCGTAGATGCACCCGTTGTAGCAGCAGCGTTTGTGCCGCTCGCACTCGGAATCGGAGCGGCAGCTGGGCACCTCGCAGGCTCGGTCAGGCAAAGTCTGGGGCGGAGGCGGGCAGCGGTCGTTCTTCTGGTAGTGGGCACTGTGAGAATGAAGAGGGTACTCATAATccttgcaaagaaaagaaaaggaaacaaaggtTTGGCATAAGGCGAGTACCAAGCATCCCATAAATTGAAATAGAAGAGGGATTTTCAAAGCGGTTCTCAAGTATTCACGAGACAGAACAATTAAATGTTCTGCTTTCCCAGCCCCATCTTCAGTGCACTGAAGACACAGCTATATAACCATGTTAACACCTTCTTTGGAAACCCCAAACCATCAAATTGTTGTGTGGAGTTCACATTTGTTTTGAGGTTACATCCCCAAAGGGACCTGGCACTGATGTCCCAGGTAGTGCCTGTCTCAAGAACAGGTTACTTCACCTTTCATCACCTCCTGCTGGACCAAAACCTTTAGGGAAGAGGTACAAAATCTTTCAAGCTAATCCACTGTAGAGGCCTGGGTTGTTAAATTGGAAACCATTTCTAAAACTGGAGATGATCTGGGTGAGAGCTGTGTGGGTGATGTCAGTTTAATCACACAGCAAATGAGGTGGTGTTCGACTACAGCAGAAAGgagcccagctgctctgcacactgaaaggaaagggggatttGAAGTGGATTAACAGGCACAGGATTTTAccagaaacatttgaaaaaggcAGCATTCAGATATTATCTGTGCTGGTGGCATTTTAGCAAGCAGCCAACTCCCTCCATCAGAGGTGAATCACCCCGGCCTGTTCCTTTTTCACCTTTGGCTAAAACACTCTGGGCTTAAACGTAGCTCCCCAGAGCAGCATAAAGTGCTCACAAAGGGCAGAAATCAGTTCTCAGATTTATTAACACACATTAATAAGCTCTGGTCAAATCAGAAGACAGATTCTGGATTTGCCCTTTTATCAGAGATCAAGGCCTAGCCCAAAGTACGAAGTGAGAGCACTGGCAGGCTGCTTGGTTTAAGAGCCATATAGATACTTGGCCCCAtcactgctgtgttttgaaatcGGTGACGAACAACTGGGATTGTTATTCCAAGAAAAAATGTGGTGCAACTGTCCCTGAGGGGGTCCAGGGAAATTTCACCATCAGGCTATGGAGAAATTTGGGTTGAGACTAATATCCTTCTTTATCCCGATGCTGCTTCATTCTAATTGTTGAAAGCTCCAATGGCTTCTGTGGAGCATGTGTGCAAAACATGTGTTGCAAAACAGCACATCACCACACGTAGTGCCCAAAAACACATCCTAGGAGAGGCCCTAGGAGATAGCCTGCACTCATCCCAAATCCACAAGCTGAACACTCCCGCAGTAGCCTAATACTTCCACAACGGTTTTGAGCTCGAAGGACCGAGCATTGACTGTCGCTCACATCTAACATGAGATCGCTTGCCGAAACTTTGGCACTCCTCAGTTGATCTGTAAAGGGGCTCATAGCCCTGGGGACTGACTCCTGGCCCGCTCAGCCTCCGCTGCTACACACCACCGAGCACCAAAAGCAATAACGATTCACGTTATTTGTGCTACCAGTGTGAGAAATTTTGCTTCCATGCTCTGCCGTAGGATATAACTGTCTTGCTAAAGTGGTCGTTTTTGCATAAGAGCTGATCTCATTTCTTTGGGCGATAGGGGGAAATGGAGAGCAGCAGTTTCTCAGCTGCCTGCTTTGCAGTCATTGAGTCAGCAAACGTACAAGTACAGAGCAGAGTCAGGGTGattaaaagttttaatttataCTAAAAGGTGTACATTATTTAACCAGGTACCGGATTTTCTTTAATGTGCCTATGTCTGCACATAAGAGACAGAATTGCTCGTGTTTCTGTAAACAGCCTCCTGCCCTGTTCCCAGTATTAGCCAGGTCCCACTATCAacaattccttttcttctgcttttgccGTAGTTTCTTATACACAGTGAATAAGAAACTGCTCAAGATTCCTCCCATAAGGTTGTTTTTCCATGAATTGGTGCGCTGTTTGATCCACAAGACAGATTTGAAGAATACATTCAATAATTTTCATCATGCTTTCAATTTTGAAGTGTAAAGCAAGGTGCCATCTAACATCTTAAACTGTTCcccaaaaagctgaaaaaaatccagttttgaAACAATGTGCTCTTAACCTCAATATATCTAAAATTCaatttgtttgttgttggattttaaatatagaaattcTTGGACCACGTAAGTTGCAAACACTTAAGTCTCCATATGTGATGGAGCATGCACCTTGGAGGGTCACAGTTTAATATTCTATTACTTGAAATATCAGCTGCAGACTGAAAACGTAGGGATGTGAATAACACTGGCAAATAATGGATACATGGGAAAacagcaaacacacacacacagctacTGCAGTGGCTTTACAAATGATTCAGAAACCAAGAAGCCAAAATTACAATGAACACTCAGCTCAATGAATGAGATTTCCGTTTGGGAACAATGTACAGTTTTCAGCCAAATACCTTTGGTCTTCATGAACTTGCTGCCCATTTTCTCTGATCAGCTACTGCTCTTAATCCTTTTCATTCTAAACCTCATAGACAAAATTCACAAGAATAATTTGTCTAATAAAATTATTGCCACTGCTTTATGTCTGCTGAAATCTCAGTGGGAATCTCTCTCATTCACAAAGCAGCCTGGCTAAGGGTGTCTCTAGGTAAGGGCTACAAGGTCTCTGTAAAATCTCTCCAAGGATTCAGTTTGGCTTGGAGCATAGCTTGGATTCATCACTTTTACAGATTGTGACAACTATCAGAATTTCTTCTAAGAATCTTTTTCAATTCAGGAGGGAAATTGTCACATCCCACGGAAACtgattaaatcattttaatgaaaatatctgCATTAGAGATATACAGACACAAGGTAAAGTAAAAAGTTCAGAGTTTAGCTAAGAACCCTGGAAGTCAGTAATGACGATCACAGAAAACCTGAATGCAACACCACTCACTTTCAACCCGTATTTTCAATGGTAACTGGGATGCAATCTGCCTTTAAACAATCCCAAATCTGTTCCGTTATTTGCACCTGAATCTGGACCCTGGGCTTGTGCCAAAGCACAACTCTCTGCTAATTCATATTCTGCTTGGCCACGTCTAAGATCACTGAGATCACACGTGAGGTTTTTGTCAGCCTCCAGTCGCCAGCTCTGGCCCTGGCAGGTGTTTCCAGACAAGGGCCATAAACCccattttctctgaaacaagACCCGGTGTCTACAGTACTGGAAGACTGTTGTAAAATAGGGGTGGGCTTAAAAATGCATGATAGCGATaagagaactggaaaacagGGAATAGAGTGCAACATATGTATGCAGGCTTTAAAGGCCGAGGGATGCTCTACTTGTATGTCTCTCTTAGGCACATGTAGGATAGAAGCCTCAACACGAGGTGTGCTAATCTGGTAGACAAAGAGCATATCTCCATGTTGATGTATTACAGCTAGCTGGAGGGTAAATAAATTGTTGGAGGAACATTACAGCAGCTGTAAGGAATTCTTTGTTTCTGGAAATCTTTAAAAGAcgactggattttttttcccctaaaatgcTTGATGTAGTAGACACCGGAATAAATTCAAGACTGCCCCAGGTTTTCCCAGTAGACATGTGGGTGTCTTGATAATAAATTGAAGCCCATTCCCAGCCAGCTTCCTCCCTGTCCCCTTTGGGAACAGTCCAGACtgtgcaggaggctgcagaacAAAGCTGCAGATCACTGAACTTGAGGGTCCCTCTGACTGGAAAATACATGGATTTCCTAAAAGCTGGCACCCCAGCTCCTCTATCCCAACATGACTGCCAGACATTTCTTGTCATTACATTCCCTATCCTCTTTCTCTGTTCTCAATCAGCTCctcccttccaaccaaaacctTTCCTCAGAGTCCATAATGAACAACTCCTGGCTGGACCTCAAGCCAGTTCCTCGCTGTAACACCTGCCCATCCATCACTCTGCAGCCACTGGTTGGGTGgatgcattctctggactgagTTTTGGATTCAGACACCTTATCTCTGTCAcctccctgcctctctcctcATCCTCCCCCTACAAACCTTGCCCAAGGCCTCCTGGGTGTCCTCTGGAGATGTTTTGGCCCATCTCACGTATGGCTGCGCTCTGCCGTGAGTGCCTCCATCTGTTATCCCTCTATCCAAGAGCCTCCTAGATCTGCTGTTCCACCCAAAGCCTCTGATTTCCTAACAGTAGGGAGCAGACAATCTGGTAGAAAAGAAAGCATCTCTCTGATGAGGAGAGGATGCTGCAGAAACAGGCTCTTGGTGGAGAAGAGGATGGCCTTCCTCCTCACGAAGCTC
The Anser cygnoides isolate HZ-2024a breed goose chromosome 12, Taihu_goose_T2T_genome, whole genome shotgun sequence genome window above contains:
- the WFDC1 gene encoding WAP four-disulfide core domain protein 1 isoform X3; this encodes MGLSEDARCWEQRALNRLDPGKLSSLFDLSSGQMDSRMPSEMIFCKKIFTAALCVLILLPDSGCARNLWKRALHLKMTEKYDDYEYPLHSHSAHYQKNDRCPPPPQTLPDRACEVPSCRSDSECERHKRCCYNGCIYACLESVQPPPVLDWLVQPKPRWLGGNGWLLDGPEEVLQAEACSTTEDGDEPLHCPTGYECHIINPGNTAEGIPNRGQCIKLRGNPDGRNLRQKYYKEYFAGPLC
- the WFDC1 gene encoding WAP four-disulfide core domain protein 1 isoform X2, translated to MNMALNRLDPGKLSSLFDLSSGQMDSRMPSEMIFCKKIFTAALCVLILLPDSGCARNLWKRALHLKMTEKYDDYEYPLHSHSAHYQKNDRCPPPPQTLPDRACEVPSCRSDSECERHKRCCYNGCIYACLESVQPPPVLDWLVQPKPRWLGGNGWLLDGPEEVLQAEACSTTEDGDEPLHCPTGYECHIINPGNTAEGIPNRGQCIKLRGNPDGRNLRQKYYKEYFGSNSNNVVGYVKNQQKHLG
- the WFDC1 gene encoding WAP four-disulfide core domain protein 1 isoform X4; this encodes MDSRMPSEMIFCKKIFTAALCVLILLPDSGCARNLWKRALHLKMTEKYDDYEYPLHSHSAHYQKNDRCPPPPQTLPDRACEVPSCRSDSECERHKRCCYNGCIYACLESVQPPPVLDWLVQPKPRWLGGNGWLLDGPEEVLQAEACSTTEDGDEPLHCPTGYECHIINPGNTAEGIPNRGQCIKLRGNPDGRNLRQKYYKEYFGSNSNNVVGYVKNQQKHLG
- the WFDC1 gene encoding WAP four-disulfide core domain protein 1 isoform X1, whose amino-acid sequence is MGLSEDARCWEQRALNRLDPGKLSSLFDLSSGQMDSRMPSEMIFCKKIFTAALCVLILLPDSGCARNLWKRALHLKMTEKYDDYEYPLHSHSAHYQKNDRCPPPPQTLPDRACEVPSCRSDSECERHKRCCYNGCIYACLESVQPPPVLDWLVQPKPRWLGGNGWLLDGPEEVLQAEACSTTEDGDEPLHCPTGYECHIINPGNTAEGIPNRGQCIKLRGNPDGRNLRQKYYKEYFGSNSNNVVGYVKNQQKHLG